The DNA region TCCTCTGACGCAGCCGGTGCGCCGCAAGATCGTCCAGACGGTTCTCGGCGAGCACCTCTTCCAGCTCTCCCCGGATCGAATCAATAGCTGCCTGCTTTTCCGACTCGGGCGTGACGAAATGGCGGGCCGGATAGATGAAGAAATACTCCATCCGCTCCTTCTCCTTTCCCGTGGTTTTATCGATCTCACTGATCCTGTCGATCGTGTCGCCGAACAGTTCGATCCTGATGATATTATTGAAATAACCCGGGATCAGATCCACCGTGTCGCCTTTGACCCGGAACCGACCGGGCATCAACTCGATGTCGTTTCTCTCGAAAAGGATCGAGAGCAGCCGTTCGAGAAGTTCGCGGCGGGTGATTTTTTGTCCCCTGCGGACCTCGAACCCGAGATTCTGGAAGTTTTCCGGGTTGCCGAGACCGTAAATACAGGAAACCGACGCGACCACGATCGTATCCCGGTGCGAGAGGATCGACGCGGTCGCGGCAAGACGCATCATCTCAATTTTCGGATTGATGGAGGCGTCCTTTTCTATATACTGATCCTTTTTCGCGATGTAACTCTCCGGCTGATAGTAGTCATAGTAGGAGATGAAGTACTCGACGTGATTGTTCGGAAAAAAATCCTTGAACTCGTTGTAGAGCTGGGCGGCGAGAGTCTTGTTATGGGCCAGAACGAGAGTCGGGCGCTGAACGTTCTGGATGACGTTTGCGATCGTAAACGTCTTCCCCGAACCGGTGACCCCGAGAAGCGTCTGAAACTGCTCACCATCGAGAAGGCCTTCGGTCAGTTCTTCGATCGCTTCCGGCTGGGATCCTTTCGGCGAATAGGTGGATTGAAGCGAGAACTGATCAGGCATTTTCAGAAATCATCGAAGTCTACGTCGTCCTCTTCGGGGACCCGGAATGCCGTGTCGTAGACCTCGGAGAGGTATCTGATGAAAAAGACCATGATCGGGATCATTACAAAGAGATACACGCCGATCAGAATCACGATCGCGACGCCGTTGTAGGCAAATATCTGGGCAAGCAGGATCAGGATGAACGTGACTAAAAGGAAGAGGATGCTCATGATCACAAGCGAAAGAATGTAGTCGTACCATCCGATCTTTTTAATGATATCTGCGATCCCGCGTATATGGGTCGCTTCTGCAAGCGAGCCGGAGCGTGTCAGATGGACGAGTCCGACAAACGCAAACAGCGAGACCAGAATGATCGTGATGAACTCAACGGCCACATATGAGAGAGTGATCAGAACGGTAAACAGACTTTCCAGCGCCAGAACATCGATCGTCGTATAAAATCCTGCCTCGGGAAACAGATAGTAAAAGATCATCGCATAAATGAGCGAGATGACGATGATCGGAATCGCGTAATAGAGAATGACGAAGTTGATCCGCCAGCCGCTGAAAAACAGTCCCCAGAGATTCGTATGGTCGGGCATCTCGGAACTATCGCTTTTTGCGATCCGATAACAGTATCCCTGGATCAGCGGCACGAAGAAGACGCAACACAGGCTCAGAATAACGGCGAAATACTGCAGGAGTCCCGACAGGCTCGCTGCCGTGAATCCGTAGTTGTCGTTGACAAACACGTTCACAAGTACCGGGAGAACCGCCATCTGGAGGATAAGCGAGGAGATTGCAAGACACACAAGGATGGGTAATGCGACATAGAGAAAAAGCACGATCCAGCGTGGAAGCTGTTTCAGGGCGAAAAATGCCTCTTTGGTATAGGTATAAGCTCCAGATATAATGTCTGCGTGTTCCATGGGTGCCTTCCTTACGTAATTACTATTGTTGGACTCCGGTATTAATTGTTGGTTATGGCTCCGTGATTATACGGCATGCCACAAGAATTTCTCGGACCGGAGACCTTTTTTCTTCTGCCCGGCGGGTGTTTCGGAAAGATCATCGACGATGCTTCGAAGAAG from Methanocorpusculum labreanum Z includes:
- a CDS encoding DUF4013 domain-containing protein, whose amino-acid sequence is MEHADIISGAYTYTKEAFFALKQLPRWIVLFLYVALPILVCLAISSLILQMAVLPVLVNVFVNDNYGFTAASLSGLLQYFAVILSLCCVFFVPLIQGYCYRIAKSDSSEMPDHTNLWGLFFSGWRINFVILYYAIPIIVISLIYAMIFYYLFPEAGFYTTIDVLALESLFTVLITLSYVAVEFITIILVSLFAFVGLVHLTRSGSLAEATHIRGIADIIKKIGWYDYILSLVIMSILFLLVTFILILLAQIFAYNGVAIVILIGVYLFVMIPIMVFFIRYLSEVYDTAFRVPEEDDVDFDDF